The following are from one region of the Littorina saxatilis isolate snail1 linkage group LG4, US_GU_Lsax_2.0, whole genome shotgun sequence genome:
- the LOC138963649 gene encoding uncharacterized protein, which produces MSGLRMHSSVFVPGVLIYTCSPGFRQISGGAFIRCGASWGWTGPKGLIVCEQVIIEKPPPPDPVPEWLVPMVTAAAVLLGVLVLSILLVVLCVKRAPFLKRVRPWQPLPAEPATTKSGQGRRGWPWKRPWRTQRSTRPPPGHFGLDGVAWVVSDDNAIFPVKRMR; this is translated from the exons atgtcaggtttgaggatgcacagttct GTGTTTGTGCCGGGGGTGCTGATCTACACCTGCAGCCCCGGGTTCAGACAGATCTCGGGCGGTGCCTTCATTCGCTGTGGTGCATCCTGGGGTTGGACTGGGCCAAAGGGCTTGATCGTATGTGAACAGGTGATCATCGAGAAACCTCCCCCACCTGATCCAG TGCCTGAATGGTTGGTTCCCATGGTAACGGCGGCTGCTGTCCTTCTGGGTGTGTTGGTTCTGTCAATTCTTCTGGTTGTGCTCTGCGTCAAAAG GGCTCCTTTCCTCAAACGTGTACGCCCATGGCAACCGCTTCCTGCCGAGCCTGCTACCACCAAATCGGGTCAAGGTCGTCGCGGTTGGCCTTGGAAACGACCTTGGCGAACTCAACGCTCAACGAGGCCACCTCCAGGTCACTTTGGCCTTGACGGCGTCGCTTGGGTCGTCTCCGATGACAACGCCATCTTCCCGGTCAAACGCATGCGATAA